The Enterococcus rotai genome includes a window with the following:
- a CDS encoding PH domain-containing protein — protein sequence MVNPFKAVINQINKDITTSKNKELNTQQKRNLFNQTKMYIFLQDFIEKMKPYLEDGEEIHAYLPMTNDGQNASVVGLGLLGMYHPESEEAKAYVKDFNDLRGNRILIFTDQRMIFTTIIEFLDHRTFFSYPYTTIKAITLKENKMNYFDWDDSFPPKRVALYTYTFDFESEDHIFSELLGQHDADILKRQLLEIPALQTILVTRKVYRERRFDRVVNNPVLAYRLMYYFSIFAAITFLLILALGGFFHIGPAKQMFDFTTTPTIQMLLNWSFL from the coding sequence ATGGTCAATCCATTTAAAGCTGTTATTAACCAAATCAATAAAGACATCACAACTAGCAAAAATAAAGAATTGAATACTCAACAAAAAAGAAATTTATTCAATCAAACAAAAATGTATATTTTTTTGCAAGATTTTATCGAGAAAATGAAACCTTACCTTGAAGATGGAGAAGAAATCCATGCCTACTTACCAATGACAAATGATGGTCAGAATGCTTCTGTTGTAGGACTTGGTTTACTCGGAATGTATCATCCCGAATCAGAAGAAGCAAAAGCTTACGTGAAGGATTTCAATGATCTCAGAGGGAATCGAATTCTAATTTTCACTGACCAACGAATGATTTTTACAACAATCATCGAATTTTTAGACCACAGAACTTTTTTTAGCTACCCTTATACAACGATCAAAGCAATCACGCTAAAGGAAAATAAAATGAATTACTTTGATTGGGATGATTCTTTCCCACCTAAACGGGTTGCTCTTTATACCTATACGTTTGATTTTGAATCGGAAGACCATATCTTTTCAGAATTGTTAGGGCAACATGATGCGGATATTTTAAAACGTCAATTGTTGGAAATTCCAGCATTGCAAACTATTCTTGTCACAAGAAAAGTCTATCGCGAACGTAGATTTGATAGAGTCGTTAATAATCCTGTGCTGGCTTATAGGCTTATGTATTATTTCTCCATCTTTGCAGCCATAACCTTCCTTTTGATCTTAGCTTTAGGTGGTTTCTTCCATATTGGACCAGCAAAACAAATGTTCGATTTCACTACAACGCCTACGATACAAATGCTTTTAAACTGGTCTTTTTTATAA
- a CDS encoding SepM family pheromone-processing serine protease yields MNNKHEEKISIKSMLPFAVVILLIIIMIFPIPYYIEGPGTTENLKEFVTVENKKDSEPGAFYLTTVGVRKATLASALKAKFSDFQELVSKEDLMGSSTNSEYERIQQYYMDSSKNAAIEQALKLAKVPYEMTFKGVYVLAIEDNSSFKGKISVGDTVTGIDGKTFKSSEEFVEYVKKQKVGQVVTVDFLQDGKAKEATGKLIELQTDKKPGIGIGLTDHTEIDSSIPVEIDAGDIGGPSAGLMFTLETYEQLTQKGIRKGHKIAGTGTINTDGVVGRIGGIDKKVVTASKNNTEIFFAPDDEITKEMKKAEPEIKTNYEEAKAAAEKIGTKMKIVPVKNVQDALDYLETLKEK; encoded by the coding sequence ATGAATAATAAGCATGAAGAAAAAATATCGATTAAATCGATGCTGCCGTTTGCAGTAGTTATTTTATTGATCATTATAATGATTTTTCCTATTCCCTATTACATCGAAGGACCTGGTACAACAGAGAATCTAAAAGAATTTGTGACCGTAGAGAATAAAAAGGATTCAGAACCAGGAGCTTTTTATTTAACGACTGTTGGTGTACGTAAAGCAACACTAGCTTCAGCCTTAAAAGCTAAATTTTCTGACTTTCAAGAATTAGTGAGTAAAGAAGACTTGATGGGATCTAGTACAAACAGTGAGTACGAAAGAATTCAACAATACTATATGGATTCTTCCAAAAACGCTGCGATCGAACAAGCCCTGAAGCTTGCTAAAGTTCCTTATGAAATGACATTCAAAGGGGTTTATGTCTTAGCTATTGAGGACAACTCTAGTTTTAAAGGGAAAATTTCAGTCGGAGATACAGTTACAGGGATTGATGGGAAAACATTTAAAAGTAGCGAAGAATTTGTTGAGTATGTAAAAAAACAAAAGGTCGGACAAGTTGTAACCGTAGACTTTTTACAAGACGGGAAAGCGAAAGAAGCAACAGGCAAACTGATTGAATTACAGACGGATAAAAAGCCTGGTATTGGCATCGGCTTGACCGATCATACTGAAATTGACTCATCGATTCCTGTCGAAATCGATGCTGGAGACATCGGTGGACCTTCAGCTGGATTGATGTTTACACTTGAAACCTATGAACAATTGACACAAAAAGGGATTCGTAAAGGACATAAAATCGCTGGTACTGGAACAATCAATACAGATGGTGTTGTAGGTAGAATCGGTGGAATCGATAAAAAGGTTGTCACGGCTAGCAAAAACAATACAGAGATTTTCTTTGCCCCTGATGATGAGATCACCAAAGAGATGAAGAAAGCAGAACCAGAAATCAAAACGAATTATGAAGAAGCAAAAGCGGCAGCTGAAAAAATTGGCACAAAGATGAAAATTGTTCCAGTTAAAAATGTTCAAGATGCGTTAGATTATCTAGAGACGTTGAAAGAAAAATAA
- the coaD gene encoding pantetheine-phosphate adenylyltransferase — protein MTRIALFPGSFDPLTNGHLNMIERGTKMFDKVIVGVFVNTNKAALFTLDEKLMLIKQAVAHLENVEVIAQESKLTVESAAELGANFLIRGIRNVKDYEYEKDIAMMNHHLAPELETVFLLADEAYAHVSSSLLKEVLKFGGDVSAYLPLVVDQALNQKNREMKPNE, from the coding sequence ATGACTAGAATTGCTCTTTTTCCTGGAAGTTTTGATCCGTTAACTAATGGTCATTTAAATATGATCGAGCGTGGTACAAAAATGTTTGATAAAGTAATTGTCGGTGTTTTTGTAAATACCAACAAGGCCGCTCTTTTTACATTAGATGAAAAACTGATGTTGATTAAACAAGCTGTTGCACACTTAGAAAATGTCGAAGTCATTGCTCAAGAAAGCAAACTGACTGTTGAAAGTGCTGCAGAGTTAGGGGCTAACTTTTTAATTAGAGGTATCAGAAATGTGAAAGATTATGAATACGAAAAAGACATCGCAATGATGAACCATCATCTAGCACCTGAGTTAGAAACGGTTTTTTTATTGGCAGATGAAGCCTACGCACATGTGAGTTCAAGTCTATTAAAAGAAGTGCTGAAATTTGGCGGAGATGTCTCAGCATATCTTCCCTTAGTTGTCGATCAAGCACTAAATCAAAAGAATCGTGAGATGAAGCCAAATGAATAA
- the rsmD gene encoding 16S rRNA (guanine(966)-N(2))-methyltransferase RsmD, with translation MNNQVKEHKQMRIISGEYGGRRLKALDGDNTRPTTDKVKESIFNMIGPYFDGGIVLDLYAGSGGLAIEAVSRGMDLGICIEKNFAALKIIKENIEVTKESEKFILKKMDANKALEFLKQEGTKLDLVLLDPPYAKQEIVKQLEQMLAYKLLSEDAMIVCETDKSVDLTETIGTLIKTRETTYGITQITIYKQEANND, from the coding sequence CTGAACAATCAAGTAAAGGAGCACAAACAGATGCGGATTATTTCAGGGGAATATGGCGGACGACGATTAAAAGCACTTGATGGTGATAATACACGTCCTACAACAGACAAAGTTAAAGAATCGATTTTCAATATGATTGGACCTTATTTTGATGGAGGAATTGTCTTAGATTTATATGCTGGTAGCGGTGGCCTAGCGATAGAAGCAGTATCTAGGGGGATGGATCTAGGAATTTGTATTGAAAAGAATTTTGCTGCACTTAAAATCATCAAAGAAAATATTGAGGTAACGAAAGAATCTGAAAAGTTTATCCTCAAAAAAATGGATGCGAATAAAGCACTAGAATTTTTAAAACAAGAAGGGACAAAACTAGATTTGGTCTTATTGGACCCACCATATGCAAAACAGGAAATTGTCAAGCAATTAGAGCAAATGCTAGCCTATAAATTATTAAGTGAAGATGCTATGATTGTTTGTGAGACCGATAAGTCAGTGGATCTTACTGAAACTATTGGGACGTTGATCAAAACGCGTGAGACGACGTATGGAATCACGCAAATCACTATTTATAAACAGGAGGCCAATAATGACTAG
- a CDS encoding YlbG family protein yields MQVNEEKEFVIQKRRCLVVWVYSLKQLKTLKRFGLIHYVSRRMKYVVIYMNEEAIESSEAKINGLHFVRRVERSYRPDVEMNFAEKIGTKAAYQHEKEEGFEVEELNTQIRLAENV; encoded by the coding sequence ATGCAAGTTAATGAAGAAAAAGAATTTGTTATCCAAAAGCGGCGCTGTTTAGTTGTGTGGGTATATAGCTTGAAACAATTGAAAACGCTAAAGCGTTTTGGGTTGATCCATTATGTTTCTCGTCGAATGAAATATGTGGTGATTTATATGAATGAAGAGGCTATTGAAAGTTCAGAAGCGAAAATCAATGGGCTACACTTTGTCCGTAGAGTAGAACGCTCTTATCGTCCTGATGTGGAGATGAACTTTGCTGAGAAAATCGGTACAAAAGCAGCTTATCAGCATGAAAAAGAAGAAGGCTTTGAAGTTGAGGAACTAAATACTCAAATTCGTCTAGCTGAAAATGTGTAA
- a CDS encoding YlbF family regulator: MIVTEKLFEIEDQTEKLVQAILASESFETYKVNRQTMYSSKDVQAKQKAFLEAKDSFERIEAYGNHAPDFRTKQRAVRKAKRALDLSEEVAEFRFSETEIQTVLDLIGMAVAKTISDDIKVDAGNPFFEKGKHSGCGGSCHAS; this comes from the coding sequence ATGATAGTGACAGAAAAACTTTTTGAAATAGAAGATCAGACAGAAAAACTTGTCCAAGCAATTTTAGCAAGCGAGAGCTTTGAAACGTATAAAGTAAATCGTCAAACAATGTACAGTTCAAAAGATGTTCAAGCCAAACAAAAAGCATTTTTAGAGGCAAAAGATTCATTTGAACGAATCGAAGCGTATGGTAACCATGCTCCAGATTTCCGAACAAAACAACGAGCTGTGCGAAAAGCGAAACGAGCGCTGGATCTGAGTGAAGAAGTAGCTGAATTTCGTTTTTCTGAAACAGAGATTCAAACGGTTTTAGATTTGATAGGGATGGCTGTAGCTAAAACTATTTCAGATGATATTAAAGTAGATGCTGGAAATCCTTTCTTTGAAAAAGGAAAACATTCAGGTTGCGGAGGTAGTTGTCATGCAAGTTAA
- a CDS encoding CAP-associated domain-containing protein: MKRFLAFLGVFSVVLIIGYLQPVFFPAEKVQQEADHGSAMISHTALPYEEISTSGYAVYIGKKVSEFVTDFGEPLEKQKSSMGYELWLYGEKDADYLELNVVDEKISTIKAFNNSKEVAPFSIGMQLSDVSELMTIYSNFAFTYKENNYNIELMEEDMNYRPLIAFDNKTFAILFFNHGTGKLSAVTYLNKEALLTLMPYQLIEGEVIPFSTNQQAASFDAVKSNQVIRTINLLRVKEGLPTYHVNTESQKNAQKLFETLVKNQKNILSSERAETWQFSKEQMTASALFTLTNDEYQKLLKVGQLDKKKATGMFIEPVYDPTITVLSWFSDSLYHSRFAHEENENIGVAFSKASMLVLLQETEKEISQTEESE, translated from the coding sequence ATGAAACGATTTTTAGCTTTTTTAGGCGTTTTCTCTGTAGTCCTGATTATTGGTTATCTACAACCCGTTTTTTTCCCTGCTGAAAAAGTCCAACAAGAAGCAGACCATGGGAGCGCAATGATCTCCCATACTGCTTTACCTTATGAAGAAATTTCAACTTCTGGTTATGCTGTATACATAGGTAAAAAAGTCTCTGAATTTGTAACAGATTTTGGTGAACCCCTTGAAAAACAAAAGAGTAGCATGGGCTATGAGTTATGGCTATATGGGGAAAAAGATGCGGATTACCTAGAGCTGAATGTAGTAGATGAAAAAATTAGTACAATCAAAGCCTTTAACAACTCAAAAGAGGTCGCACCATTTTCAATCGGGATGCAATTATCTGATGTTTCAGAATTAATGACCATCTATTCAAATTTTGCCTTTACATATAAAGAAAATAACTATAATATCGAGCTGATGGAAGAAGATATGAATTACCGTCCTCTGATTGCCTTTGATAATAAGACCTTTGCAATATTATTTTTCAATCATGGAACTGGGAAATTGTCAGCCGTTACTTATCTAAATAAAGAAGCTTTATTGACTTTAATGCCATACCAATTAATTGAAGGTGAAGTCATTCCTTTTTCTACAAATCAACAAGCGGCAAGTTTTGACGCTGTAAAAAGTAATCAGGTGATCCGAACAATCAATTTGTTAAGGGTGAAAGAAGGCTTACCAACTTACCATGTAAATACAGAAAGCCAAAAAAATGCTCAAAAACTTTTTGAAACCTTAGTTAAAAATCAAAAAAATATCCTTTCATCAGAACGGGCTGAAACTTGGCAGTTCAGTAAAGAACAGATGACCGCATCAGCTCTTTTTACATTGACAAATGACGAATATCAAAAACTATTAAAAGTTGGACAACTAGACAAAAAAAAGGCAACGGGGATGTTTATCGAGCCAGTATATGATCCAACGATTACAGTCCTTTCTTGGTTTTCAGATTCATTATATCATTCTAGGTTTGCACACGAAGAAAATGAGAACATTGGCGTTGCTTTCTCTAAAGCAAGTATGTTAGTCTTATTACAAGAAACAGAGAAAGAAATATCTCAAACAGAGGAAAGTGAATAA
- a CDS encoding pyruvate carboxylase yields the protein MKKVLVANRGEIAIRIFRACTEMHIGTVAIYAAEDEYSVHRFKADEAYLVGKGKKPIEAYLDMEDIIRIAKKSGADAIHPGYGFLSENLEFARRCREEGLIFVGPTLHHLDIFGDKIKAKEAAVAAGIASIPGSDGPVDSVEGVLEFGRTHGFPIMIKAALGGGGRGMRVAHDEKEAKEGYDRAKSEAKAAFGSDEVYVEKYISNPKHIEVQILGDSHGNVVHLFERDCSVQRRHQKVVEVAPCVSMSEAKRKEICDAAVQLMKHVQYVNAGTVEFLVEGDQFYFIEVNPRVQVEHTITEMITDIDIVVSQLQIAQGLDIHKDMKIPQQEQITLNGAAIQCRITTEDPLNHFMPDTGKIDTYRSPGGFGVRLDVGNAYSGAVVTPYFDSLLVKVCTHGFTFEKAIQKMERSLREFRIRGVKTNIPFLHKVIGHPEFQSGEANTTFIDNTPQLFEFPKLRDRGNKTMKYIGEVTVNGFPGIEKSTKKYFDAPRIPTDLALRSDYVTAKNILDKDGAQGVIDWVKKQDNVLLTDTTFRDAHQSLLATRVRTQDFKEIARLTGEGLPELFSSEMWGGATFDVAYRFLNEDPWQRLRKIRKLMPNTLLQMLFRGSNAVGYQNYSDNVIEEFIKESARQGIDVFRIFDSLNWLPQMEKSIQAVRDAGKIAEAAICYTGDINDPFRAKYNVEYYKNMTKELEKMGAHIIAIKDMAGLLKPQAAYRLISELKDTTDLPIHLHTHDTSGNGIITYSAATKAGVDIVDVATSAMSGATSQPSMSSLYYALVNGDRTPDVNIDNTQKINHYWEDVRMYYQPFENGLNAPQTEVYMHEMPGGQYSNLQQQAKAVGLGHQWDDIKKMYHTVNLMFGDIVKVTPSSKVVGDMALFMVQNNLTEADIYENGDELSFPESVVTFFQGDLGQPVGGFPKDLQRIILKGRPAFTERPGSLAAPVNFDKVKAELAEKIGYEPKLEEVLSYLMYPQVFLDYRTSYQNFGDVTLLDTPTFFQGIRQGESVEVQIEKGKTLIIRLDEVGDPDIEGNRVLFFNLNGQRREIVIKDTSIKSSVQAKRKAEPTNKEQIGATMSGSVLQVLVNKGDKVKKGDALLVTEAMKMETTIEARFDGIVEHIYVFEEEPISSGDLLIEVKEK from the coding sequence ATGAAAAAAGTTTTAGTAGCAAATCGTGGAGAAATTGCAATTCGAATTTTTAGAGCCTGTACAGAGATGCACATCGGGACAGTGGCAATCTATGCAGCAGAAGATGAATATTCTGTTCATCGTTTTAAAGCAGATGAAGCGTATTTAGTTGGTAAAGGCAAAAAGCCGATCGAAGCTTATCTTGATATGGAAGACATTATTCGCATCGCAAAAAAATCTGGAGCTGATGCGATTCATCCAGGATATGGGTTTCTTTCTGAAAACTTAGAGTTTGCCCGTCGTTGTAGAGAAGAAGGTCTTATCTTTGTAGGTCCAACATTACACCACTTAGATATTTTTGGTGATAAAATCAAAGCAAAAGAAGCAGCTGTAGCTGCAGGAATTGCATCAATCCCGGGCTCTGATGGTCCAGTGGATTCAGTGGAAGGCGTCTTAGAGTTTGGTAGAACTCATGGATTTCCGATTATGATCAAAGCAGCATTAGGCGGCGGCGGCCGTGGAATGCGAGTAGCACACGATGAGAAGGAAGCAAAAGAAGGGTATGATAGAGCGAAAAGTGAAGCGAAAGCAGCATTTGGTTCTGATGAAGTATATGTAGAAAAATATATCTCAAACCCGAAACATATTGAAGTGCAAATTTTAGGTGATAGTCATGGTAATGTGGTTCATTTATTTGAACGAGACTGTTCGGTTCAACGTAGACATCAAAAAGTAGTTGAAGTTGCACCTTGTGTTTCAATGAGTGAAGCAAAACGCAAAGAGATTTGCGATGCAGCAGTTCAATTGATGAAACATGTTCAGTATGTCAATGCTGGAACCGTTGAATTTTTAGTTGAAGGGGATCAGTTTTATTTTATCGAAGTAAATCCTCGTGTACAGGTCGAGCATACAATCACTGAGATGATCACAGATATAGATATCGTAGTCTCTCAACTGCAAATTGCTCAAGGCTTAGATATTCATAAAGACATGAAGATTCCGCAGCAAGAACAAATTACGTTGAATGGTGCAGCAATTCAGTGTCGGATTACTACAGAAGATCCATTGAATCACTTTATGCCGGATACTGGTAAAATCGATACCTACCGCTCACCAGGTGGCTTTGGTGTTCGTCTGGATGTAGGAAATGCCTATTCTGGTGCAGTCGTTACACCGTATTTTGATTCTCTATTAGTAAAAGTATGTACGCATGGTTTTACTTTTGAAAAGGCGATCCAAAAAATGGAACGTAGTTTGCGAGAATTTAGAATTCGTGGTGTAAAAACGAATATTCCGTTTTTACATAAAGTGATTGGCCATCCAGAATTTCAGTCTGGAGAAGCTAACACAACCTTTATTGACAATACACCGCAATTATTTGAATTTCCAAAATTAAGAGACCGTGGCAATAAGACCATGAAATATATTGGTGAAGTAACAGTTAACGGTTTTCCAGGAATTGAAAAATCAACGAAAAAATATTTTGATGCACCACGTATTCCAACGGATTTAGCATTACGAAGTGATTATGTGACTGCTAAAAATATATTAGATAAAGATGGCGCCCAAGGTGTTATTGATTGGGTCAAAAAACAAGATAATGTTTTACTGACGGACACGACTTTCCGTGATGCCCATCAAAGTTTGCTAGCGACTCGTGTAAGAACGCAAGATTTTAAAGAAATTGCTCGTTTAACAGGTGAAGGATTGCCAGAATTATTTTCTAGTGAAATGTGGGGCGGTGCAACATTTGATGTAGCTTACCGTTTCTTAAATGAAGACCCATGGCAAAGACTACGCAAAATACGTAAATTAATGCCGAACACATTATTGCAAATGTTGTTTAGAGGATCGAATGCGGTTGGTTATCAAAATTATTCTGATAATGTGATCGAAGAATTTATTAAAGAGTCTGCACGACAAGGTATTGATGTTTTCCGTATTTTTGATAGTTTAAATTGGCTGCCGCAAATGGAAAAAAGTATTCAAGCTGTAAGAGACGCCGGCAAAATTGCGGAAGCAGCTATTTGTTATACTGGTGATATTAATGATCCATTTAGAGCAAAATACAACGTTGAGTACTACAAAAATATGACCAAAGAACTTGAAAAAATGGGTGCTCATATCATTGCAATCAAAGATATGGCTGGTTTATTGAAACCACAAGCCGCATACCGTTTAATCAGTGAACTGAAAGATACGACAGATTTACCGATTCACCTGCATACTCATGATACAAGCGGTAACGGAATCATCACTTATTCAGCTGCAACCAAAGCTGGTGTAGATATTGTAGACGTGGCGACCAGTGCGATGAGTGGTGCTACAAGCCAGCCGAGTATGAGCAGTTTGTATTACGCTTTAGTTAATGGTGATCGGACGCCAGACGTTAACATTGATAATACACAAAAAATCAACCATTATTGGGAAGATGTACGTATGTATTATCAACCATTTGAAAATGGCTTGAATGCACCGCAAACTGAAGTTTATATGCATGAAATGCCGGGTGGCCAATACTCCAATTTACAACAACAGGCTAAAGCAGTTGGCTTAGGCCATCAATGGGATGACATTAAAAAAATGTATCACACAGTTAACCTGATGTTTGGTGATATTGTAAAAGTGACTCCGTCTTCAAAAGTTGTTGGCGATATGGCCTTGTTCATGGTGCAAAATAATTTAACAGAAGCAGATATTTATGAAAATGGGGATGAATTAAGTTTCCCAGAGTCAGTTGTGACCTTCTTCCAAGGAGACTTGGGTCAGCCAGTCGGTGGATTTCCTAAAGACTTACAGAGAATTATTTTGAAAGGACGTCCAGCTTTCACAGAAAGACCTGGTAGCTTAGCTGCACCTGTTAATTTTGATAAAGTAAAAGCTGAATTAGCCGAAAAAATTGGCTATGAACCAAAATTAGAAGAAGTATTGAGCTATCTAATGTATCCTCAAGTATTTTTGGACTATCGTACATCTTATCAAAATTTTGGTGATGTTACATTATTAGATACACCTACATTCTTCCAAGGCATTCGTCAAGGAGAATCTGTAGAAGTTCAAATCGAAAAAGGGAAGACCTTGATTATTCGCTTAGATGAAGTCGGTGATCCTGATATTGAAGGAAATCGCGTTTTATTCTTTAACTTAAATGGTCAACGTCGAGAGATCGTTATCAAAGATACTTCCATCAAATCATCTGTTCAAGCAAAACGCAAAGCAGAACCGACGAATAAAGAGCAGATTGGTGCAACCATGTCTGGCTCTGTTCTCCAAGTTCTAGTAAATAAAGGAGATAAAGTTAAAAAAGGGGATGCCTTGTTAGTAACGGAAGCAATGAAGATGGAAACCACGATTGAAGCACGTTTTGATGGAATCGTTGAACATATTTATGTATTTGAAGAAGAACCAATCAGCTCTGGCGATCTTTTGATCGAAGTAAAAGAAAAATAA
- a CDS encoding FtsW/RodA/SpoVE family cell cycle protein produces the protein MPNKIKKRHLLDYSILIPYLVLSAVGLIMVYSSTSSLLISKGESPTAMVVSQLQFWVLSLVGMFFIYKMKTTVFQNKGFIMFAIAVISFLLLAVKFTPLGRNINGASGWLLIGSFSMQPAEYLKIMVIWYLAYILGRRQKYIDKEFKKAVFRPMLLVGFLISLVAIQPDLGNAAILTLLVIIMLLASGVNYMYTYIVGGAGILGSIAVIQALILSKGSFIPARYQYVYQRFAIFLNPFKDERNYGHQLANSYYAINNGGWFGKGLGNSIQKKGFLPEAHSDFIFAITIEELGLFVSLIILALLMFMIARIILVGVRSKKPFNSLMCIGIGSMLLLQVFINLGGITGVIPLTGITFPFLSHGGNSVLIISIAVAFVLNISADEKKQKMDQEYQLLGKI, from the coding sequence TTGCCAAACAAGATAAAAAAGAGACACCTGTTAGATTATAGTATCTTGATCCCGTACTTAGTCCTTAGTGCTGTGGGCTTGATCATGGTTTACAGTTCAACATCATCTTTGCTCATATCAAAAGGCGAATCCCCAACAGCAATGGTCGTGTCTCAATTGCAGTTTTGGGTTTTAAGTTTAGTGGGAATGTTCTTTATTTATAAGATGAAAACAACAGTCTTTCAAAACAAAGGGTTTATCATGTTTGCAATCGCCGTGATATCCTTTCTACTCTTAGCAGTTAAATTTACCCCATTAGGTCGAAACATTAATGGTGCTTCTGGCTGGTTGCTGATTGGCTCATTTTCCATGCAACCGGCTGAATATTTGAAAATTATGGTGATTTGGTATCTTGCCTATATCTTAGGCCGAAGACAGAAGTACATTGATAAAGAGTTTAAGAAAGCAGTTTTTAGACCAATGCTTTTAGTTGGTTTTTTAATTTCTCTTGTGGCGATACAACCCGATTTGGGGAATGCTGCCATTTTAACTTTATTGGTGATCATTATGTTATTGGCTAGCGGAGTAAACTATATGTACACTTATATCGTTGGTGGAGCTGGGATTTTAGGCAGTATTGCAGTGATTCAAGCATTGATCTTAAGCAAAGGAAGTTTTATTCCAGCTAGATATCAATACGTATATCAACGTTTCGCTATTTTCTTAAATCCGTTTAAAGATGAACGAAACTATGGCCATCAGTTAGCCAATTCTTATTATGCGATCAATAACGGCGGTTGGTTTGGTAAAGGTTTAGGCAATAGTATTCAAAAGAAAGGCTTCTTGCCTGAAGCTCATTCGGATTTTATTTTTGCCATTACGATCGAAGAATTAGGGTTGTTCGTTTCATTGATTATTTTAGCACTTTTGATGTTTATGATTGCTCGTATCATTTTAGTCGGTGTTCGTTCAAAAAAACCGTTCAATTCATTAATGTGTATTGGGATCGGTTCAATGTTGTTATTACAAGTATTTATTAACTTAGGTGGAATTACTGGAGTGATTCCTCTAACTGGGATCACATTCCCATTTCTCAGTCATGGCGGGAACAGTGTGTTGATTATTTCAATTGCTGTTGCGTTCGTTCTGAATATCAGTGCCGACGAGAAAAAACAAAAAATGGACCAAGAATACCAATTACTTGGTAAGATATAA